The Alosa alosa isolate M-15738 ecotype Scorff River chromosome 3, AALO_Geno_1.1, whole genome shotgun sequence nucleotide sequence CCTTGAAGAGACTGTAATAGTAGAGGCTTCTGTTGAGCAAACAAAACCAACTCTCCCTGCAACAATTCTCATCAAACCACTGTCACTGACAGTGTCTGAGGGAGAAACTGCCAGATTCTCATGTGACGTTGATGGTGAGCCAGCCCCTAGTGTGGCCTGGCTCCGGGAAGGACAAGCCATTGTAACCTCTCACCGCCACCATGTCTCAACCACACAGTACAAGTCTACATTTGAGATTTCCTCTGTTGAACTCTCCGATGAAGGCAATTACACCCTTGTGGTTAAGAATTCCGAGGGCAAGCAGGAAGCTGAGTTCAGTCTCACCATCCGCAAACCATCAGCTGAGGAGAAAGCCGTTGCCTCACCTCCTAGAGTGAAGTCACCTGTTGCCTCACCCCCACGGGTAAAATCACCAGAGGCAATCAAATCTCCAAAGAGAGTGAAGTCTCCTGAACCTGTTAAGTCACCACCAAGAGTGAAGTCTCCAACATCTCCGAGGTCTCCGAGGTCTCCAACTCCCAAGGAGAAGCCTTCTTTCACCATGGGTCTGACAGATGTCTCAGCAGCCTCAGATAGCATTGTGAAGCTGACTGTGAAGGTGTCTGGAGAACCAAAGCCCAAAATCTCTTGGACGAAAGATGGAAAGGTACAGTTGTATTATGTATTATGAATCATTGTATCAATCACTTTTTGAAATTGTTCTGAGAAATTACCTAACTCAAATTCATATTGTCATTTCAGACTCTCTCCCAGGGTGGGAAATATGAAATCTTTGAGGAGCATGGGTCAGTCTATCTAGAAATGTATGAATCTGAGGTTTCAGATAGTGGAATGTATAAATGCACTCTCACAAACAGTGCTGGCTCAATCTCCTCAACCTGTACTGTCACAGTTAAAGGTAAGGCTTTTCACACTGAACATTTAACAGTGTTATGTAATTTATAACATGATTATGATTGAAATTATCAAAAAGTTGATGTTCTTGataaaatatgtataatattgttGTGTCTGCTTATAGCATCCGAACAGATGAAAACTCAAAAGGAGTCTGTATCCACATATGAAACCAAGGGAGAAGTCGTTGAACAAATCACAAAAAGGGAAATTATTCATGAGGAAGTCCAGTCTTACACAGAAGTAAAAGCATCCCACACCCAAATGACCATGACAGTGGGTCAGTCAATGACACTGAAAGCAAACATCCCTGGGGCTACTAATGTCAAATGGATCCTGAATGGAGTTGAAGTTGCCAACTCAGAGAGCTACAGATATGGAGTATCGGGAAATGACCATACATTGACAATCAAGAGCATTAGTCAGCAGGATCAGGGAATCATCACGTGTGAGGCAAAGACTGACCATGGGGCTGTCAAGTGCCAATTCGATACAACGATCAGTGAGGCGCGTTGCGATGCACCATCATTCCTCAGCCAGCCAAAATCTCAGAATGTCAATGCAGGACAAAGTGTAGCATTCAAATGTGAAGTATCAGGAGAGCCTTCTCCTGAGGTTGAGTGGCTTAAAGACAATGTCCTGGTACGTAGCATTATGTCACAATTATAGTTTACCCAGTACCCATTTCACATTGAATtacatgtgtttatatgtattttTGATATATTTCCCCCTCTATAGATCTCTGTAACATCAAACATGAAACTGAGCCGTTCAAAGAATGTGTACACCCTGGAGATAGAGGAGGCCACTGCTGCTGACAGTGGGAAATACACAGTCAAAGCTCAGAACAAGTTTGGACAGTGCTCAGCTACTGCATCTTTAAATGTTCTTGGTAAGTCATCAGTGTCTTTGCTTCACTAACACATCCAAAGAAGAATAATGCTTTCCCAAGttttaaggggaaaaaaacttgtGCACGCTCAAATAACATCTGCTTCATGCAGACAACTACTATTGTActactgtatattatatatCTATGGGAATGATGCGATTCTACCCTCATGTTTGTTGCTTATCTCAACTCAACTGAACTCAACTCACTGAATGTAATTTAAATATTACATTATGATGCATATGATATATGCTTTTATTCACAATGCACACCAGaggtatattttatatattatacagtatgtaatcattaaagacaaaaaaaaactgtaaatactCACAACTCAACTGCTGCTCAAAGGCTTCTTCGCTTCACTGTGCTGCTTCTATACTCTCACAGCTCTGGTTGAGGAACCTGTCAAAATGATTGTAATGGAGAAAGCCTCCGCTACTGAGAATTTGCAGGGCAGTTTATCTGCCGCGGCCGTCCACATGGCTTCATCAATGAAAGAGTCATCCTTCAGCAGCTCCAGCATGTCTGAAGCTAAATTTGAAAGCATGTCTGCTAGCATGTCCTCCATGACCTCTGAAACAATGGTAGCAATGAGCTCCAGCACTGTAATGAGTTCCAGCAGTGTAATGGAGGTCTCAGCAACTCACTCACATACGGAGGGGTCCACCTCCCAACACCAGTAAAGGTGAGGCCGTGAACGTTGTCTTGTGTATGTCAGATTCACCGCTCGTGACCGAAATACTAACTAAGAATTATACTCTCTATGAAACAAGTGCTGAAGGTGTTCTAACATTGTTTACGTCttcgtttgttttgtttttttgtttgtttgttttctcctccctctcctttcatGATGTCTAGGTGTGCTAAAAACACATGGGGCTCTCCTGGATGATTTCAGCTTCGGAAAAGGAAAGATTTTGACAGTCCCCTGCGCTTTCTCAGGAGAGTCCACACCTTTCATTGAGTTGTCCCATTCAGGGAGGACTGTCCAgtgaggaggggggagaaaagAGGATCTCACAACACTCGCTGTGTGAAGGAGAACAATGCTGGAGCATACACCCTCAAGCTGTTCAAAGAGCCTGGATCTGACACTGCAGCAGTCAATGTCAACATTTGATCTATgtataaaaaagagaaaaatcaTAATAGAAATTCTACCCCTATCCCATTTCCTTTCTTATTCAGtgcctttttatttattgaatGAGTTGAAATACTCATTACTTGATAAAGACCTGGATTTCTGTTCTTGTAAATATGAACTATTTTTATACCAAACTTGACATTAATTTATGCCACACTAGACTAAAGTCTAAAGTTGTTATAAAATGTGCCATATTGGATAATTATGACTAGGATTTTTGAACCATTTTTCTGTGACATGTACATAATGTATATAGCCGAATTTACGGTTATGGAAAATGTATGAATTGTTATTTATGACAATAACTGAAACAAAAGGAAACTAAATGTTTAACAGGAGAAAGTTTCACATGAAACGAATACCCTGAAAAACTAGAAACTAAACTATGTGCCTCAACAATAAGTTGAAGTCTTAAGATTGCCTCAACAGGTAGAGAGGCTCCCTGTTGAAGTTAAACTAAATCAGACACAATGAAATGCACTGATGCATCTGTGCATTTGATATTTCAACACACATATGATTTTAAAAACTATGATCATAAGACCTTGAGTGCTGTTTGCATATTACCCTCATGCAAGCAGGACGACTAGGTCTTGTGTTCAGACTGATTATGTCATACCACCATTTTGATGACATGCTCAAAGTGCGAGCGGCCTGCACTTTGagccttttttattttattttattgtgcaCAGGTTCTGGCATAGGACCATTTGAATTGGATTTTCTAAGTAACATCACCTGgccatttatttttcaaaattcaatTTAAGTGCTTCTTTGCAGAATCAGTGCCACCTCTTGGAGGATTGCTaggtaattgtgtgtgtttttgtgttagtgtgtgttagcatTAGAACCTCACATTGTCAGTAGTCAGGGTAAAAAACAAGCAAGAGTGCCACAGTTTCACCATCTGCTGTGCTAAGAACATGACTTAATACATGTATACAATGCCCTGCACTTTGATTGAACTTATTTATGTAGTACTTATATATTCAACCTCCTTGAGTTTTATGATTACTGATTTAATAAAGCATGATTGCAGCACCataattgttttgtatttgtgtcttcatttcattcattataCTATCACTGGCAAGCTGCTAAGCagcttgttaagttacagtaacCTGAATTTACACACACTTCAAGTTATAgactttatattatattatattacattatattatattatattatattatattacccCTCTCAAACTATGAAAACATTCAAATGATCCTTCAGTCATTATTGAATTATCAATTATCAATATAAATGACATTATACTGCAAACACATTTTACATaattatataaagtatataGAATCAAATGAATCTTAAATTGACATTTTCTGGTCATATTCTGACATATTCAAGATATAAGACATATTTTTCTCATAAAAATACACACCATCACATAAGACATATTATTAAAGAAAATTATTGCAATTTTAGAAGTTCCAAATAGACTTTATGCTGAAATGGGATCTAGATCATGTTAACTTAGTTGATCATGAAACTATTTCACAATATCCATTCCAAACCAGTGCCAGGGCTTTATTTCAAGTCCCTAAATGACCACTACCTTTTAGCATCTCGAGGCATTTATTTCTATCACCTGGCACAGCGTCTTCTTGGCAGAGCTCAGATGTATTTCATTTGCTGGTTTGCCTAGTTTGCACTTCTATCATTAGTGAGATGGCATAAGGGTAAGTGGTTTCTATTGGAGTGCTGGCTCTCATAGATCCACCATGTGGATTCTCTGACCTGCTCCCAGACCATATCTCAcagaggggatgagaggagcACAGAGCTTAGAGAGGTAGGTGATGATACTTTGTATTAATTATTGtcttaaaacaaaaatacattttgttcATGAAAAATAGATTCGTGGTTTGCATTTTCTATGTAACTGTTATCTATAAAGTCAATATCAGTATACTATTCTTCAGTGTGTACATTGTTTCTTTGCCCTCTCGCAGATTTAGAGGTTACAATATGAGTAAGCCGGTCCACCTGCTGCCTCAGATTGTGTTATTGTGCACACTGACTATTACAGATAAAATATCAGCTTTTGGTATGTTaaagattttttatttcacattcagAACACACAGCtatgttgtttatgtttacataaaaaaaattgtctaTGACTTAACCTGTTATGCTTGGGAGTGTGACATAAACTATGATATAAGCAGAAATAATAAATGCAAAAAGCTATGGCTTTTCCATTCTAATCACTTAAGCTGTTGCACAGACTGAACCTGCCAGCAAAGGCCATAAAGTGTCTTAGAATTGGCAGATGTAGGCTCTGTCCGTCAGCAAAATGCCAGCAGATAGAGTGCGCAGTAAATTAGATTCAGGTTGAAGAGCTATCAGAGTACGCCTCTAAAGGTTTCCTTCTCCATAGATAGTGTTTGATGTTTTGAATGCAGGCAGTCAGAggttacactgcaaaaaatacaatttaatttttttttatatctaaaagtcttattactgtaatcttaTATTAACTTAAAAAATCGAATTGATATTGCGAGAGAGACTAACCTAGTGCTCTCTcataagatcattttgacttaatttaataaaAGTTTGACAtattttaaaggaaccatacgtaagattgtggccaaaactggtactgcaatgactttcaaattactgtagagcggtgtatcccctccccctcccccctgactggcagagctggcaacccggatgccgaaacactacagactttgtgattagtagataggtggagggtggcgcatcaggccaacacataacatgacaacatcaacatcagttgagggctgcaacttcactttttaaatgacaatatcctggctggactactgttgtcagtgataaaggtatttgaaattaaaatgatttcttaatgtctagtgacatatcagggccattttatgattaaatgaaatacatttcttacatacggttcctttaaggtgtcttatcaagacaaattgcttaacacactggcagccaaatttgcttgttcTGAGACGtcaaaataagtcaaactttaatttaactagatgtaccgccactcagtcctgcacattctctctgcaaaaataaatcacacttctcAATTTGtttccatctcctactccatcccctactcttgcaactcatgtgtatgtaaatgagtgtgtgcatgtgcgtgtttgcttttgtgtatactgtacgtgtgcttctctctgtgtgtttgtgtgcatgtgagtgtgtgtgtgtgtgtgcatgtgagtgtgtgtgtgtgtgcatgtgtgtttatgtgtttatgtgtgtgcgtgcgtgcgtgtgaatgtgtgctgagtgtgtggagTGGCCCCCGGAAACCACACTCttattttccgtaaaagtctagtggggctacatgcctaCCGCTATACGTCAAATTATTTTATGAGAAAGCACtaagtctcttcatactaaaaacaataccagctAAATGTTTTGATCTTAACATAAGATTAATAGCacttagataagcagtttttgcagtgtatgtgagtgaatgtgaaaCTCAGTTTGTAATAATTGCTCATATTTCCATTTAGACTACAAATGCAGAGATAGGATGTCAGTGTATGGGTCAGTCTTCATTCCtcttccaccaccacctccttttCCTCCTGAATCACAAGTGTCTTTACTGATGGTgacaataatattttatttttattttatattctttatatatatatgccatggtttataataacaatttttaaaaaaaatagctttAATAGCTTTAATAAAGTTATTCTTTCAGATTGACATAACTGAGGATATAACAGGAATAAAAGGTGAAAAGGTATGTGACTTATAGACCTATGTGACCCATAGAATTTCAAACCTCTGACAGAGTTAGAATATCTTTCACCACTGTTTATCCATTGATTTAGGGAAGTCGAGGACCCAGGGGTGAACAGGTATCAGTTTCCCTAACAATACAACATCTACACTACATTAATTTCAATCAcactaaaaaaacacacacacagcttaacaactttttttttattcaaatgtCAGGGCGAGACAGGGGAAATGGGACCTAAGGGTTATCTCGGTTTCCCCGGTAATATCGGTCAACCTGGAGAGAAGGTAAGCAACGTATACTTTATTCCACTTtgatctttattgtcatttcgCCTAAGGTTAAGATCACTGAGTGCACCATAGTCGGGATTTTGTCGGCAAATTTATTAGAATTTGTCACACTGAATTTCATCAAATTTTTATGAATTAACACGTTTTTGTCCGATCACACTGATATCCAGGGAGAAAAGGGCGAAAGAGGCTGGATTGGTATGTCTGGAGAGGATGGTGAATCAGGAACAGAACAGGTAAGGTATTTAAGGAGACAGTATAATCATCAATTACAATAATATCCAATTAATCTACACCTAGTGTTTCTTTCAAGGGAAGAAGAGGCCGAACAGGTTCCAAGGTAAGTATACGGGTCTTCTCTGCTTCAAACATTTTGGTAATGCTATCTTTGCATTTTTCACTCATGCATTTATTGTTATGACATACCACAACAGGGAGAAAATGGATGGAAAGGGAAACCAGGAATGCCTGGTCAAAAGGCAAGTAAATCTATCAAAAGTATTGTATATTTGGTACAAGTACATATATAAAACTGCTTGAAAAGTGAAATTTTCTTAATATGTCCCCTTTAAACTTCTGCAGGGCGTGGCTGGAAGACAAGGTGCCAAAGGCCACAAGGTACTCTATCCTTAATACTGTATCTTCTACATATCTACATTTATGTTTAGCTTCAAGTATTTAGCAATAAAGAGGTGTTGTGGAGGCATGATTTCAGTAATGTCAATTACACCCCCCCTGACTTATAGTTATTGTGTCTTATACTACACCTCCCCTACTTTTTCCAGTCTGTCTGTCATGAACACAACAGATCTAAATGAGAGATGTACAATTTGACAAATTATCATTGGCAAATTGTACACATCTGTGAGAAAGCTGTcttcgtttaaaaaaaaaaaaaaaaaacattttcattctTTATTCATTGATTGTTTCTTGATtgattttcacctttacgaagccaatttgatagTAAACGGACTTGTAATAGGCAAATCGTTCACCTATCATAACTACACAGAATAAACATAACGTATCGCTACCGAGAAAACAATTTCAACTTCAATAACGGCGGCCCAACAAATCTGGCAagaatcatgaaacatgaccttgttagtagatatagctcttttacctgttgttaatccttcatctccacaacaaaaacattttcattgtgtacagggggggtAAGTCACGAGAAGTTTGATATTTACAACAGATATGATATAAATATATcgtgactctagagggagctctacagtcgccaaaaatacctcaacctgcatagtgtacctttaatgtTCACCATTACAGGGTGATATGGGATTGAAAGGATACACTGGATTACAAGGCCTACATGGGCCAAGGGGAGTTGCCggaaaaaagaggccgaacagtTAAGCTCACATTTTGCTGCTTGTTGTCTCAAATACATGCtacataaacatgtataagtacGATATGTACTGTTAATGACATTTCTCTCACACTTGAATCTCTTATTCAGGGCATCAAAGGTGACCAAGGGCCACCTGGCATGGCAGGATATGCTGGTATAATGGGCAAACCAGGGATGACGGGACGGCCAGGGGAACCAGGAAGAGGTTTGGTGCATAATATTAGCTCCCAATTCATTCATGACAATGGTTTTCACCTGAAGATGCCTTCACAGAAGCAGACATGGTGTATTCAAAATGGCTTTTGTTCACAGTACTAATGATAGCCGGGCCCAAAGGAGAAAAGGGAGTCGATGGAGTGACAGCACAGTGCAACTGTTCCTGGGCTAATGCATCTGAGCAGCCTCATAAACAACTACCACAGTCTACCGGGTTGTATCTGTATGTATCTGATGATCTCTTCAGCAATTTGTTAATATAATTGTTATAATTTGTTAATATACATTTAGGTACTGTGAATATGGGTTGTTTTGGCTTAACACATCTCTGCAATAACTTTCTCTCGTGTATTACTTTTAGCACATTCTTATTGCAAACAATGAGAAGGAAATGTTAGATTTACAATCAGAAAATACAATGGTCTTAAGGAAGGATATTCGGGCATTATTCATCTTCACAAATTCAAAATGGAAACGTGTTCAagtaagttatttatttatacttaTTCTATTTTAAGTGTCAGTTGGGCTGTTGTTATTAGTCTGAATTTACTTTCGAGTGTAATTCcagaatgtaatgtaatgtaaacaaaTACCACAAACCCACTCTGCCCTCTCCACTCTCCCTAAAGACTTTTCCCTTGCACGTTGCTCTCTATCTTGTCACAGACAAACAATACACATACTTTGCCCACTCTGTGCCTATTGGCATCTATTGGAATACtaattgttgtttttgtctacGCCTGCAGGTACCTCAAAAATTGCACAAGACGTGAATAATGAAAACTCCATTCATCCATTACAAGGCACTtgtgagaagagaaaaactgACTTGTGTTCTGTTCTATAGCAGGGAAATGCTCAGACATGAAGGATAAACACTTGGCTCTCCAAATGATCACCATAATTCACAATCAAATAATCACTATGGCTTCCACAATATCACATCTGTTTCACAGATAAAGTGCTTGGTTGAATAAAATGTTCCAACATTCATGCTGAATCTATAGTCTGCCTTTATTGCTTGTTTGTGCTCTCTTGTGGGTAGCCTACAACGTTAAACAAGCAAGGTCACCCACAGCAAGTAGTCGTCGTCAATAAAGTTAGAAAACAAAATGCATCGTGTCATCACTGCGCTGGTCTGCCCTCTTCAGGAGACTGAGGGGATCGTGAAAGGAAAGCGGAAGAGATGACTGAAAGTGGGATGGTGCTGCTGCCGTCGCGTCATCAGTCTGTCAAGCCGTGCCACGCACACAAGCGGACATCATGACTTCTTCTaggttatttatttacttatttcttGCCCTGCATCTCCAAGTTGCGCCACGGTTTTCTGCGGTAGCAACGGAGATAAAGGATGAGGTTAAAGTAGAAGTTTTGTTCGTACCAGAAAATTGCACA carries:
- the LOC125291907 gene encoding collagen alpha-1(XXIII) chain-like; this translates as MRGAQSLERFRGYNMSKPVHLLPQIVLLCTLTITDKISAFDYKCRDRMSVYGSVFIPLPPPPPFPPESQVSLLMIDITEDITGIKGEKGSRGPRGEQGETGEMGPKGYLGFPGNIGQPGEKGEKGERGWIGMSGEDGESGTEQGRRGRTGSKGENGWKGKPGMPGQKGVAGRQGAKGHKGDMGLKGYTGLQGLHGPRGVAGKKRPNRHQR